The following proteins are encoded in a genomic region of Triticum dicoccoides isolate Atlit2015 ecotype Zavitan chromosome 1B, WEW_v2.0, whole genome shotgun sequence:
- the LOC119348995 gene encoding acetylserotonin O-methyltransferase 1-like — protein sequence MSPTQIKNSSQDLLQAQVDLWHHALGFVKSMALKCAMELQIPNTIQHHGGAMTPSELAAKIGLHQSKLPRLRRLMRVLTVSGIFAVHESTTADKEAVYVLTPTTCLLVSDEVKSNLFPILSLMLDSTVLVPFFGMNSWFLDEHSTSLFKKAHGLTFWEMADKNDSYNQSINNAMVSDSNFLMDIILRECGDVFLGINSLIDVAGGHGGAASAIAKAFPQMKCTVLDLPHVIEEAPTDGHVSFISGDMFKYIPPADALFLKWVFHDWGDEDCVKILRKCKEAIPPRDAGGKVIIVDMVVGSGPNETVTRETQVFFDLFIMFLEGIEREEFEWNKIFMDAGFSGYKIVTVLGVRSVIELYP from the exons ATGTCACCCACTCAAATCAAGAATAGCTCTCAGGATCTGCTCCAGGCTCAAGTTGACCTTTGGCACCATGCATTGGGATTTGTCAAGTCCATGGCACTCAAATGTGCAATGGAACTGCAAATCCCTAACACCATCCAACACCATGGTGGGGCTATGACCCCTTCTGAGTTGGCCGCGAAGATCGGGCTCCATCAATCTAAGCTTCCCCGCTTACGACGGCTCATGCGAGTGCTCACTGTATCAGGCATCTTTGCTGTCCATGAATCCACCACGGCAGACAAGGAAGCTGTTTATGTGCTTACCCCAACCACTTGCCTCCTCGTTAGCGATGAAGTTAAATCGAATTTATTTCCTATTCTGTCGTTGATGCTTGATTCAACTGTTCTTGTCCCCTTTTTTGGCATGAACTCATGGTTCCTAGATGAGCACTCTACATCCTTGTTCAAAAAGGCTCACGGCCTTACCTTCTGGGAGATGGCTGACAAGAATGATTCTTACAACCAGTCAATCAACAATGCGATGGTTTCTGATAGTAACTTTCTCATGGATATCATCTTGAGGGAGTGTGGTGATGTATTTCTTGGTATAAACTCGCTTATTGATGTCGCTGGGGGCCATGGTGGAGCTGCCAGTGCAATTGCGAAGGCATTCCCGCAAATGAAATGCACGGTCTTGGATCTCCCTCATGTGATTGAAGAAGCTCCTACTGACGGCCATGTGTCATTTATTTCTGGCGATATGTTCAAGTACATTCCACCAGCGGATGCTCTTTTCCTAAAG TGGGTTTTCCATGATTGGGGCGATGAAGACTGTGTCAAGATACTCAGAAAATGCAAGGAAGCCATACCTCCCAGAGATGCTGGTGGGAAGGTGATAATCGTAGATATGGTGGTTGGATCTGGGCCAAATGAGACTGTTACAAGAGAGACACAGGTTTTCTTTGATCTGTTTATCATGTTTCTTGAGGGCATCGAGCGAGAGGAATTTGAGTGGAATAAGATATTCATGGACGCCGGGTTCAGCGGGTACAAGATTGTAACGGTGCTGGGCGTTAGATCTGTTATTGAGCTCTATCCTTGA
- the LOC119348994 gene encoding O-methyltransferase ZRP4-like yields the protein MALTGQSTDDQAVLDAEHELWTTTFSYIKSMALKSALDLGLADAIHHHGGAATLPQILSRVTVHPSKVPCLRRLMRTLTVSGVFSIVQQQGVVVPAAPVNNGTCNGTVAAEPLYALTPVSRLLAGSQNSASIMAFVLSPVLVAPFLGIGAWFKHALPDPCLFEQAHSEALWEMSEHDAPLDALINNAMVSDSRFIMDIAVRESGDVFRGISSLVDVGGGLGAAAQVISEAFPHMECSVLELEHVVSKAPAGTSVKYVAGDMFESVPPADAVFLKSVLHDWDDEKCVKILKICRKAIPPREAGGKVIIIDIVVGADKKHGEVHALLDLYIMFINGVERDEQEWSKIFLEAGFSDYKIIPVLGFRSIIEVYP from the exons ATGGCGCTCACCGGCCAGAGCACCGACGACCAGGCCGTGCTGGACGCCGAGCACGAGCTCTGGACAACCACATTCTCCTACATCAAGTCTATGGCGCTCAAGTCCGCCCTGGACCTTGGCCTCGCCGACGCCATCCACCACCACGGCGGCGCCGCCACCCTCCCCCAGATACTGTCCAGGGTTACGGTGCACCCGTCCAAGGTCCCCTGCCTGCGCCGCCTCATGCGCACGCTCACCGTCTCGGGCGTCTTCAGCATCGTCCAGCAGCAGGGCGTCGTCGTCCCGGCTGCCCCCGTGAACAACGGCACCTGCAACGGcaccgtcgccgccgagcccttGTATGCCCTCACGCCGGTgtcccgcctcctcgccggctcgcAAAACTCGGCCTCCATCATGGCATTTGTGCTCAGCCCCGTCCTGGTCGCTCCATTCCTCGGGATCGGTGCGTGGTTCAAGCACGCGCTGCCTGACCCCTGCCTCTTCGAGCAGGCACACAGCGAGGCGCTGTGGGAGATGTCCGAGCACGATGCGCCATTGGACGCGCTGATCAACAACGCCATGGTCTCGGACAGCCGCTTCATCATGGACATCGCCGTCAGGGAGAGCGGCGACGTTTTCCGGGGGATAAGCTCCCTGGTCGACGTCGGCGGTGGCCTCGGCGCGGCGGCCCAGGTCATCTCGGAGGCGTTCCCGCACATGGAGTGCAGCGTGTTGGAGCTCGAGCACGTCGTCAGCAAGGCGCCCGCCGGCACCAGCGTCAAGTACGTCGCCGGCGACATGTTCGAGAGCGTTCCACCCGCAGACGCCGTCTTCCTCAAG TCGGTTCTTCATGACTGGGACGACGAGAAGTGTGTCAAAATACTGAAGATTTGTAGAAAGGCCATTCCTCCAAGAGAGGCGGGAGGGAAGGTGATAATCATCGATATAGTGGTCGGAGCAGACAAGAAGCACGGGGAGGTGCATGCCTTGCTCGATCTGTACATCATGTTCATCAATGGCGTTGAGCGAGATGAGCAAGAGTGGAGCAAGATCTTCCTGGAAGCTGGGTTTAGCGACTACAAGATTATACCGGTTCTAGGGTTCCGGTCGATCATCGAGGTCTATCCGTGA